From Woronichinia naegeliana WA131, the proteins below share one genomic window:
- a CDS encoding glycosyltransferase family 2 protein, protein MKTPVVLIIFRRPEKTQKLLNIIREIQPKQLFVIADAPRSHKLGEAEKCEKTRAIIETIDWDCQVYKNYSEQNLGSSKRIPTGLNWVFSQVEEAIILEDDCLPEKTFFPFCEELLEHYRHDQRVMTISGNNFQFGHQTTSDSYYFSRYSHSWGWATWRRAWQYFDMNMTHWPRVKEQQLLNFILEDRRTRQYWENIFQGVFDNQIVAWDYRWTFACWLQNALTILPSRNLVSNIGFDEDASHTTSKNHPFAYLPTYPMTFPIQHPAYLIRDGAADQFSQNTIFDPTLTYRLKRKLSKFFSKVSL, encoded by the coding sequence ATGAAAACGCCGGTTGTCCTCATTATTTTTCGCCGTCCTGAAAAGACCCAAAAACTCCTCAATATCATTCGAGAAATTCAACCCAAACAGTTATTTGTAATTGCTGATGCACCGCGATCGCATAAATTAGGAGAAGCAGAAAAATGTGAGAAAACTCGCGCCATCATTGAGACTATTGATTGGGATTGTCAAGTTTATAAAAATTATTCTGAACAGAATCTAGGTTCATCTAAACGTATTCCCACCGGCTTAAATTGGGTTTTTAGTCAGGTGGAAGAAGCTATTATCCTAGAGGATGATTGCTTGCCAGAAAAAACTTTTTTTCCTTTTTGCGAAGAATTGCTAGAGCATTATCGTCATGATCAAAGAGTGATGACAATTTCAGGTAATAATTTCCAATTTGGTCATCAAACAACCTCAGACAGTTACTATTTTTCTCGCTACAGTCATTCCTGGGGATGGGCAACCTGGAGAAGGGCTTGGCAATACTTTGATATGAATATGACCCATTGGCCCAGGGTAAAAGAACAGCAACTTTTGAATTTTATCCTAGAAGATAGGAGAACTCGTCAATATTGGGAGAATATTTTTCAAGGTGTATTTGATAATCAAATTGTGGCTTGGGACTATCGATGGACATTCGCCTGTTGGCTGCAAAATGCTCTCACCATCTTGCCATCCAGAAATCTAGTTAGTAATATTGGCTTTGATGAGGATGCCAGCCATACAACCAGTAAAAACCATCCTTTTGCCTATTTGCCCACCTATCCTATGACTTTTCCAATTCAACATCCTGCTTATCTGATTCGGGATGGAGCAGCGGATCAGTTTTCTCAAAATACTATCTTTGATCCCACGTTAACCTATCGTTTAAAACGAAAATTAAGCAAATTTTTCTCTAAAGTTTCTCTCTAA
- the tsaD gene encoding tRNA (adenosine(37)-N6)-threonylcarbamoyltransferase complex transferase subunit TsaD gives MATILAIETSCDETAVAIVKNRNVLSSVVSSQIAVHQQYGGVVPEVASRQHLTLINPCITQALSESGLTWTEIEAIAATVAPGLVGALMVGVTAAKTLALVHQKPFLGVHHLEGHIYASYLSQPTLEPPFLCLLVSGGHTSLIQVKSCGDYQILGTTRDDAAGEAFDKVARLLDLGYPGGPAIDKAAQRGNPQAFVLPEGRISLPQGGYHPYDSSFSGLKTAVLRLVTTLKESGQPLPIEDLAASFQATVARSLTHKTINCALDQGLQTITVGGGVAANRELRQSLQRAAQEKNLTVYFPPLHLCTDNAAMIACAAAEHFEKGERSPLTLGVQSRLAITEVNKLYPKQSL, from the coding sequence ATGGCAACCATTTTAGCAATCGAAACAAGTTGTGATGAAACTGCGGTAGCAATTGTAAAGAATCGTAACGTTTTAAGCAGTGTGGTCTCTTCACAAATCGCTGTGCATCAACAGTATGGTGGGGTTGTCCCAGAGGTGGCTTCGCGTCAACATCTTACGCTTATTAATCCTTGTATTACTCAGGCGTTGTCAGAGTCCGGTCTCACCTGGACAGAGATTGAGGCGATCGCCGCTACCGTTGCCCCTGGATTAGTGGGAGCGTTGATGGTGGGAGTAACAGCGGCCAAAACCTTAGCATTAGTTCATCAAAAGCCATTTTTAGGGGTTCATCATCTGGAAGGCCATATTTATGCCAGTTACCTTAGCCAACCGACCTTAGAACCGCCTTTTCTCTGTCTTTTGGTATCGGGAGGCCATACCAGTCTCATTCAGGTCAAATCCTGCGGTGATTACCAAATATTGGGTACGACGAGAGATGATGCGGCAGGCGAAGCGTTTGATAAAGTTGCCCGTTTATTAGATCTCGGTTATCCAGGCGGCCCTGCTATCGACAAAGCGGCTCAAAGGGGCAATCCCCAAGCCTTTGTTCTGCCCGAAGGTCGTATTTCTCTTCCCCAGGGGGGTTATCATCCCTATGATTCTAGTTTTAGTGGCTTAAAAACGGCGGTGTTACGACTGGTTACAACGTTAAAGGAATCGGGTCAACCCTTACCGATTGAGGATCTGGCGGCTAGTTTCCAAGCGACCGTGGCGCGATCGCTGACCCATAAAACGATTAACTGTGCCCTAGATCAAGGCCTGCAAACCATTACGGTGGGGGGGGGGGTGGCAGCCAATCGCGAATTGCGTCAATCTCTGCAACGGGCAGCCCAGGAAAAAAATCTCACCGTTTATTTTCCACCGCTCCATCTCTGTACCGACAATGCTGCTATGATTGCCTGTGCTGCTGCTGAACATTTTGAAAAAGGCGAGCGATCGCCATTAACATTAGGGGTACAATCTCGTCTAGCCATTACCGAGGTGAATAAACTCTATCCAAAACAAAGCCTATGA
- a CDS encoding Photosystem I reaction center subunit III translates to MKQLLAFLLALTLWFNFAPSASAADFANLTPCSESPAYQQKAKNFLNTTADPQSGQIRAERYAAALCGPEGYPHLIVDGRLSHAGDFLIPSILFLYIAGWIGWVGRSYLIAIRGSKDAEMQEIVINVPLAISKMLTGFLWPLAALGEYTSGKLIVKDSEIPVSPR, encoded by the coding sequence ATGAAACAATTGTTAGCTTTCCTGCTCGCCCTAACCCTCTGGTTTAATTTTGCACCTTCTGCTTCGGCGGCTGACTTCGCGAACCTAACTCCCTGTAGCGAATCTCCTGCTTATCAGCAAAAAGCCAAAAACTTCCTGAATACCACTGCTGATCCCCAGTCAGGTCAAATCCGGGCAGAACGCTATGCGGCGGCTCTCTGTGGCCCGGAAGGCTATCCTCACCTGATTGTAGATGGCCGCTTAAGCCATGCTGGTGATTTTCTCATTCCTAGCATTCTTTTCCTCTATATCGCCGGCTGGATTGGCTGGGTTGGACGGTCTTATTTGATCGCCATTCGAGGCAGTAAAGATGCTGAAATGCAAGAAATTGTGATCAATGTGCCTTTAGCCATCAGCAAAATGTTAACCGGCTTCCTGTGGCCTCTAGCCGCTTTAGGGGAATATACCTCTGGCAAACTGATTGTCAAGGATTCTGAAATCCCGGTTTCTCCTCGCTAG
- the psaJ gene encoding photosystem I reaction center subunit IX, translating into MEGLTKFLSTAPVLIMALLTFTAGILIEANRFYPDLLFHP; encoded by the coding sequence ATGGAAGGTTTGACTAAATTTTTATCAACTGCTCCTGTTTTAATCATGGCTCTGCTAACTTTTACCGCAGGGATTTTGATCGAAGCAAACCGTTTTTATCCTGATCTGCTTTTCCATCCCTAG
- the ahcY gene encoding adenosylhomocysteinase: protein MVAAPVQVQQKYDIKDIGLAPLGRQRIEWAGREMPVLKQIRDRFAKEKPFAGLRLVACCHVTTETANLAIALKAGGADALLIASNPLSTQDDVAACLVADYGIPVYAIKGEDNDTYHRHVQTALDHKPQIIIDDGSDVVATMIQERQHQIADIIGTTEETTTGIVRLQAMFKDGVLTFPAVNVNDADTKHFFDNRYGTGQSTLDGVIRATNILLAGKTIVVAGYGWCGKGVAMRAKGLGANVIVTEINPVPAIEAAMDGFRVMPMSEAAKEGDIFVTVTGNKHVIRSEHFDVMKDGAIVCNSGHFDIEIDLKSLRDKATEVKVVRNFTEQYSLKNGKSVIVIGEGRLVNLAAAEGHPSAVMDMSFANQALACEYLVKNQGKLEPGLHSIPKDIDQEIARLKLQAMGIAIDALTPEQIEYINSWTSGT from the coding sequence ATGGTTGCAGCACCCGTTCAAGTTCAACAAAAGTACGATATCAAGGATATTGGTCTAGCCCCCCTAGGTCGTCAACGGATCGAATGGGCCGGTCGAGAAATGCCTGTTCTTAAACAGATTCGCGATCGCTTTGCCAAGGAAAAACCCTTTGCTGGCCTACGTTTAGTGGCTTGTTGTCACGTTACTACCGAAACCGCTAACTTAGCGATCGCCCTCAAGGCAGGTGGTGCAGACGCACTGTTGATTGCCAGTAATCCCCTTTCGACCCAGGATGACGTAGCAGCTTGTCTGGTTGCGGATTACGGTATCCCTGTCTATGCCATTAAGGGAGAAGATAATGATACCTATCACCGTCACGTCCAAACGGCTTTAGATCATAAACCTCAAATCATTATTGATGATGGTTCTGATGTGGTGGCAACCATGATCCAAGAGCGTCAGCACCAAATCGCAGATATTATCGGAACAACGGAAGAAACCACTACGGGCATTGTGCGTTTACAAGCCATGTTCAAGGATGGCGTTCTAACTTTCCCGGCTGTCAATGTCAATGATGCTGATACCAAACACTTCTTTGACAACCGTTATGGGACGGGTCAATCCACCCTTGATGGCGTAATTCGGGCCACCAATATTCTCTTAGCGGGTAAAACGATTGTTGTTGCCGGTTATGGCTGGTGTGGCAAGGGTGTGGCCATGCGAGCGAAAGGTTTAGGCGCGAATGTCATTGTGACGGAAATTAACCCCGTACCCGCGATCGAAGCTGCTATGGATGGCTTCCGCGTTATGCCGATGTCTGAAGCCGCTAAAGAAGGCGATATTTTTGTCACTGTGACAGGCAACAAACACGTTATTCGCTCTGAACACTTTGATGTAATGAAAGACGGTGCGATCGTTTGTAATTCTGGTCACTTTGATATTGAAATCGATCTCAAGTCTTTACGAGATAAGGCCACTGAAGTGAAGGTTGTTCGTAACTTTACTGAGCAGTACAGTTTAAAAAATGGCAAGTCTGTCATCGTCATTGGGGAAGGTCGTTTGGTTAACCTAGCAGCAGCCGAAGGTCATCCTAGCGCGGTAATGGATATGAGCTTTGCCAATCAAGCCCTGGCCTGTGAATATCTGGTCAAAAATCAAGGTAAATTAGAACCCGGACTTCACTCCATTCCCAAGGACATTGATCAAGAAATTGCTCGTTTGAAATTACAAGCAATGGGTATTGCCATTGATGCACTCACCCCTGAGCAGATCGAATACATTAATTCCTGGACTTCAGGAACTTAG
- a CDS encoding DedA family protein, producing MTHWFEHWIPQVMQQWSYLGIAFLMFIENVFPIIPSEVFMPLVGFTVSQGQIAFFPAVFAGVIGTILGAYPWYYVGKWVNEERLEHIADRYGKWVGISAKDIHRANHWFDKHGGQAVFICRMIPVLRTLISIPAGINEMPLIAFTLYSIVGTVIWVGALMAAGYKLGHHYEEVANYLAPFSKVIVIILAVALLVWIGRKLIRRYGKPS from the coding sequence ATGACACATTGGTTTGAACATTGGATTCCCCAGGTAATGCAACAGTGGAGTTACCTAGGCATCGCCTTTCTAATGTTTATCGAAAACGTTTTTCCCATTATTCCCTCGGAAGTGTTTATGCCTTTGGTCGGTTTTACCGTTTCCCAGGGACAAATTGCTTTTTTCCCAGCCGTCTTTGCCGGAGTGATTGGGACAATTTTGGGAGCCTATCCTTGGTACTACGTCGGTAAGTGGGTGAATGAAGAACGCTTAGAGCATATTGCTGATCGTTATGGCAAATGGGTCGGTATTAGTGCCAAAGATATTCATCGAGCCAACCATTGGTTTGATAAACATGGCGGACAAGCGGTTTTTATTTGTCGGATGATTCCGGTACTGAGAACCCTAATCTCTATTCCTGCTGGTATTAACGAAATGCCCCTCATAGCTTTTACCCTCTATAGCATTGTGGGAACCGTTATTTGGGTAGGGGCCTTAATGGCTGCTGGCTATAAATTAGGCCACCATTACGAAGAGGTTGCTAATTATCTAGCTCCCTTTTCTAAAGTTATTGTTATTATTCTGGCCGTTGCTCTCCTGGTTTGGATTGGCCGTAAATTAATCCGTCGTTATGGCAAGCCTTCCTAA
- a CDS encoding DedA family protein has protein sequence MSQWLAEWIPALMNQLGYLGIALLMFLENLFPPIPSELIMPLAGFTAAQGKMELIPAILAGVVGTILGAFPWYYLGRVMSEERLEYLADNYGKWIGLSSQDIRKANRWFTRHGGKAVFFCRLVPGVRTLISLPAGINGMPLLPFTLYSTIGTTLWVGLLAIAGYKLGDHYELVEKYLDPVSKIVLVSLVIFLILWIFRKRLRRAN, from the coding sequence ATGTCTCAATGGCTTGCTGAATGGATTCCCGCACTCATGAACCAGTTAGGTTATCTGGGAATCGCTCTATTAATGTTTTTAGAAAATCTATTTCCCCCGATCCCCTCGGAATTGATTATGCCTCTGGCTGGGTTTACGGCTGCTCAGGGAAAAATGGAATTGATTCCAGCTATTCTCGCTGGGGTTGTTGGCACTATATTGGGTGCATTTCCCTGGTATTACCTGGGTAGAGTAATGAGTGAAGAACGCTTGGAATATTTAGCTGACAATTATGGTAAGTGGATTGGCCTCAGTTCCCAGGATATCCGCAAAGCCAATCGTTGGTTTACTCGTCATGGTGGGAAAGCGGTCTTTTTCTGTCGTTTGGTTCCTGGGGTTAGAACCTTGATTTCTCTACCGGCGGGGATTAACGGAATGCCTTTACTACCGTTTACTCTCTATAGCACTATCGGGACAACGTTATGGGTGGGTTTATTGGCGATCGCTGGTTATAAATTAGGTGATCATTACGAATTAGTGGAGAAATATCTTGATCCAGTGTCCAAAATTGTCTTGGTCAGTTTAGTGATTTTCTTGATTCTCTGGATTTTCCGTAAACGTTTGCGCCGCGCTAATTAG
- a CDS encoding SUMF1/EgtB/PvdO family nonheme iron enzyme → MDIQKAGLRKNLEDCRQGTLALFETVEADLFCQQIHPEFSPIGWHLGHIAFTEAYWLLEKCQGLKPLFPEYRKLFAADGLPKCERQNLPSLEIIKNYLEIVRLQVWDYLEETSLLETERLWWWLLQHESQHGETIAFLLHLHHVKNPITNKTGAFSTPPENLSNVTTQTVLNIPAGSFWMGSDRLFAQDNERPRHLVNLESYWIDSSPATQGQYQEFIAKDGYQQAKFWTEEGWQWRQTQGIEEPLYWLEGQENAPVYGVSWYEAQAYANFVGKRLPTEAEWEKASYHQDFYPQYPQRSVWEWTDSWFAPYPNFEPYPYSGYSQVYFDQQHRVLRGGSWVTRPWALRKTFRNWYHPWVREIFVGFRCAD, encoded by the coding sequence ATGGACATTCAAAAAGCAGGGCTGAGAAAAAATCTAGAAGATTGTCGCCAAGGCACTCTCGCCCTGTTTGAAACAGTAGAGGCCGATTTATTTTGTCAGCAAATCCATCCTGAATTTAGTCCCATTGGTTGGCATCTCGGACATATTGCCTTTACTGAAGCCTATTGGCTATTAGAAAAATGTCAGGGTTTAAAACCTCTATTTCCCGAATATCGAAAATTATTTGCTGCCGATGGTTTGCCCAAGTGCGAACGGCAGAATTTACCCAGTTTAGAGATTATTAAAAATTATTTAGAGATTGTTCGACTTCAGGTTTGGGATTATTTAGAAGAAACTTCGTTACTTGAAACGGAAAGACTCTGGTGGTGGTTATTGCAACATGAAAGTCAACATGGTGAGACGATCGCCTTTTTACTGCATTTACATCATGTTAAGAACCCTATTACCAATAAAACGGGGGCATTCTCAACCCCTCCAGAGAATTTAAGTAATGTTACGACTCAAACAGTCCTCAATATTCCTGCCGGCAGCTTTTGGATGGGCAGTGATCGCCTTTTTGCCCAGGATAATGAACGGCCTCGGCATCTCGTTAATCTAGAAAGCTATTGGATTGACTCCTCTCCAGCGACCCAGGGACAGTATCAAGAATTCATAGCAAAGGATGGCTATCAACAGGCTAAATTCTGGACGGAAGAGGGATGGCAATGGCGACAAACGCAAGGGATTGAGGAACCTTTATATTGGCTAGAAGGACAAGAGAATGCTCCTGTGTATGGGGTAAGTTGGTATGAAGCCCAAGCCTATGCCAATTTTGTCGGCAAACGTTTACCAACGGAAGCGGAATGGGAAAAAGCCAGTTATCATCAAGATTTTTACCCGCAATATCCTCAGCGATCGGTTTGGGAATGGACAGATTCCTGGTTTGCTCCCTATCCTAATTTTGAACCTTATCCTTATTCCGGTTATTCCCAAGTTTATTTTGACCAGCAACATCGCGTTTTGCGGGGGGGAAGTTGGGTAACGCGACCCTGGGCATTGAGAAAAACTTTTCGCAATTGGTATCATCCCTGGGTCAGGGAAATTTTTGTGGGTTTTCGTTGTGCAGATTAG
- a CDS encoding inorganic diphosphatase, with the protein MDLSRIPAQPKPGLINVLIEIPAGSKNKYEFDKDLNAFALDRVLYASVHYPYDYGFIPNTLADDGDPLDGMVIMDQPTFPGCVIAARPIGMLEMIDGGDRDEKILCVPDKDPRYAQVKCLKDIASHRLDEIAEFFRTYKNLEKKVTEILGWKDVDAVLPLVEECIKAGQK; encoded by the coding sequence GTGGATTTATCGCGCATTCCAGCCCAACCTAAACCCGGTCTGATTAACGTTCTTATTGAAATTCCGGCCGGTAGCAAAAATAAATACGAGTTTGATAAAGATCTTAACGCCTTTGCTCTTGATCGCGTTCTTTATGCCTCTGTCCACTATCCTTACGACTACGGTTTTATTCCCAATACCTTAGCGGATGATGGCGATCCCCTGGATGGCATGGTGATTATGGATCAGCCTACCTTTCCGGGTTGTGTGATTGCGGCTCGTCCCATTGGGATGTTGGAGATGATTGATGGTGGCGATCGCGATGAGAAAATTCTCTGTGTACCGGACAAAGATCCGCGCTATGCCCAGGTGAAGTGCCTTAAAGATATTGCCAGTCATCGCTTAGATGAAATTGCTGAGTTTTTCCGCACCTACAAAAATCTGGAGAAGAAAGTCACCGAAATCCTAGGCTGGAAAGATGTGGATGCAGTTCTGCCTTTGGTGGAAGAATGTATTAAAGCGGGTCAAAAATAG
- a CDS encoding NAD(P)H-quinone oxidoreductase subunit M: MLVKSTTRHVHIFSAEVNGNELTPSEKVLTLDIDPDNEFNWSDDALQRVYRQFDELVESYSDEELSEYNLRRIGSDLEHFIRALLQQGVISYNLGSRVLNYSMGLPKIESPETEGQYLLQ, encoded by the coding sequence ATGCTTGTTAAGTCAACTACTCGTCACGTCCATATATTTTCTGCCGAAGTCAACGGCAATGAATTGACTCCCAGCGAAAAAGTACTAACTCTTGATATTGACCCCGACAATGAATTTAACTGGAGTGACGACGCTCTGCAACGGGTTTATCGCCAATTTGATGAGTTAGTGGAATCCTACAGTGATGAAGAATTAAGTGAATATAATTTGCGTCGCATTGGCTCAGATTTAGAGCATTTTATTCGTGCCTTGCTCCAACAGGGAGTGATTAGCTATAACCTTGGTAGTCGAGTTTTAAACTACAGTATGGGACTTCCTAAAATAGAAAGCCCGGAAACGGAAGGACAATATCTCCTTCAATAA
- a CDS encoding phosphoglycerate kinase, translating to MAKKSIANLTAADIEGKRVFVRVDFNVPLDDSGSITDDTRIRAALPTIQDLISKGAKVILASHFGRPKGETFADRVKDKLRLTPVATRLSELLGKSVTKPDDCIGAKVAATVASLKKGDVLLLENVRFHPGEEANDPEFAKQLAANADLYVNDAFGTAHRAHASTEGVTHFLNPSVAGYLIEKELQFLQGAIKEPKRPLVAIVGGSKVSSKIGVIEALLKKCDKLILGGGMIFTFYKAQGLSVGKSLVEEDKLDLAKSLMAKAQAKGVEFQLPTDVVVADNFAPDANAKTVSIYAIPNGWMGLDIGPDSIKWFQAALADCQTVIWNGPMGVFEFDQFAAGTEAIAHSLAALTDKGATTIIGGGDSVAAVEKVGVAEKMSHISTGGGASLELLEGKVLPGIAALNDA from the coding sequence GTGGCCAAAAAATCGATCGCGAATTTAACTGCCGCCGATATTGAAGGAAAACGTGTATTTGTACGAGTGGATTTTAATGTGCCTTTGGATGACAGTGGTAGCATTACCGACGATACTCGGATTCGAGCCGCTTTACCCACCATTCAAGATTTAATTTCCAAAGGTGCGAAGGTTATTTTAGCCAGCCATTTTGGCCGTCCCAAAGGAGAAACTTTTGCAGATCGAGTTAAGGATAAATTACGCTTAACCCCTGTCGCGACTCGATTATCAGAACTGTTAGGTAAGTCAGTGACCAAACCCGATGATTGCATTGGGGCTAAAGTGGCGGCAACGGTAGCCAGTCTTAAAAAGGGAGATGTGCTGTTGTTAGAAAATGTCCGTTTTCATCCAGGTGAAGAAGCCAATGATCCCGAATTTGCCAAACAGTTAGCGGCCAATGCGGATTTATATGTGAACGATGCTTTTGGCACAGCCCACCGCGCCCATGCTTCTACCGAAGGTGTGACTCATTTTCTTAACCCCTCGGTTGCTGGTTATCTGATCGAAAAAGAATTGCAATTTTTACAGGGTGCGATCAAAGAACCTAAACGTCCCTTGGTAGCGATCGTGGGTGGTTCTAAGGTTTCGAGCAAAATTGGGGTGATTGAAGCCCTGCTAAAAAAGTGCGACAAGCTGATCCTTGGTGGCGGTATGATCTTCACTTTCTATAAAGCTCAAGGGTTAAGTGTCGGTAAGTCCCTAGTGGAGGAAGACAAATTGGATTTGGCTAAATCTCTCATGGCCAAAGCTCAAGCAAAAGGGGTAGAGTTCCAGTTACCGACTGATGTGGTGGTAGCGGATAATTTTGCTCCTGATGCTAATGCCAAAACGGTTAGCATTTATGCTATTCCCAATGGTTGGATGGGCTTAGATATTGGCCCTGATTCCATCAAGTGGTTCCAAGCGGCCTTGGCGGATTGCCAAACAGTGATCTGGAATGGCCCAATGGGGGTTTTTGAGTTTGATCAGTTTGCGGCGGGTACGGAAGCGATCGCCCATAGTTTAGCGGCTTTAACGGATAAAGGTGCAACGACTATTATTGGTGGGGGTGATTCCGTTGCGGCAGTAGAGAAAGTGGGTGTGGCTGAAAAAATGAGCCATATTTCCACAGGAGGCGGAGCTAGTCTAGAGTTGCTCGAAGGTAAAGTCTTACCAGGGATTGCGGCTTTAAATGATGCTTAA
- a CDS encoding FAD-dependent oxidoreductase, which translates to MGQTLTKKTWAVLRAISLSLLFPPSLLFPSAPLLAAPPRPIDKTVECGILIVGAGLAGSAAAYEGLLAGKSVCLTDITDWVGGQISSQGTSALDERPTQAQKLFYPRGYLEFRKRIQQVYDTRNPGDCWVSESCFLPKDGHDVLMAELKKAEKRGQGKLRWFPNTVIKSLDIQPVGSGEQIKSAIAIQHQPAQGAAPLNTAPLSQTIEDSYRYEDSAQFSKTLIRLVPKSALKGEPAPWYVIEATETGELIALADVPYRLGIDPQSYLEPSASSPKADPYCTQGFTYPFAMEKTVDPQPQTMPSFYPQYAPYYSYEKPRFTNPDLLFTYRQIWSPEQGEVLKYNGISYHQPSPGNISMQNWTWGNDYRPGTEKDNFIYTRDQLAATGQLAPNGWLGGLRTDALKKGEEHSLGFYYWFVAGTTDSQLGDGVKKPDPNNRFLTGLDSPMGTEHGLSKYPYIREARRIIGRPSFYYPDGFTVSEIDISRRNYQEDYYRQNLSPDTYRQLQATLSGLEGLDVLSGKLSPDAVERRKRSTIYADSVGIGHYAIDFHPCMTLSPPEAPGNTEKEGERQGAAQAYPFQIPLRAMIPQRIDNLLVAGKAIAVSHIASAAYRVHSYEWSSGAAAGTVAAFALDQKIMPFQLVQEPLVQQKKLQELQLLLNDNDNPIAFPDTSIFNNTWDDWK; encoded by the coding sequence ATGGGCCAAACCTTAACAAAGAAAACCTGGGCAGTGCTAAGAGCCATTTCTCTCAGTCTCCTCTTCCCTCCCAGTCTCCTCTTTCCTTCTGCTCCTCTGCTCGCGGCTCCCCCTCGTCCCATTGATAAAACGGTAGAATGTGGGATTTTAATTGTTGGGGCTGGATTGGCTGGATCGGCAGCGGCCTATGAGGGATTACTGGCCGGAAAAAGTGTTTGTTTAACAGATATTACCGATTGGGTCGGTGGACAAATTTCTTCCCAGGGAACTTCCGCCCTGGATGAACGGCCAACTCAAGCTCAAAAACTCTTTTACCCTAGAGGTTATTTAGAATTTCGGAAGCGGATTCAGCAGGTTTATGATACCCGTAACCCTGGAGATTGTTGGGTCAGCGAATCTTGTTTTTTACCGAAGGACGGCCACGATGTGCTGATGGCAGAACTGAAAAAAGCGGAAAAACGAGGACAAGGTAAACTTCGTTGGTTTCCCAATACCGTTATTAAATCTCTAGATATTCAACCTGTCGGTTCAGGTGAACAAATTAAAAGCGCGATCGCCATTCAACATCAACCAGCCCAGGGCGCAGCACCGCTTAATACAGCCCCGCTTTCCCAGACCATTGAAGACAGTTATCGTTACGAAGATTCTGCCCAGTTTAGCAAGACCCTGATTCGTTTGGTGCCTAAATCAGCCTTGAAAGGTGAACCGGCTCCTTGGTATGTAATTGAAGCCACAGAAACCGGGGAATTGATCGCTTTAGCTGATGTGCCGTACCGATTAGGCATTGACCCCCAATCCTATTTAGAACCTTCTGCTTCAAGCCCAAAGGCCGATCCCTACTGTACCCAAGGTTTTACCTATCCCTTTGCCATGGAAAAAACGGTTGATCCTCAACCCCAAACCATGCCGTCTTTCTATCCTCAATATGCCCCCTACTATAGTTACGAAAAGCCCCGTTTTACCAATCCCGATTTGCTTTTTACCTATCGTCAAATTTGGAGTCCAGAGCAGGGAGAAGTCCTAAAATACAATGGCATTAGTTATCATCAGCCCAGCCCAGGCAATATTTCTATGCAAAATTGGACTTGGGGCAATGATTATCGTCCAGGGACAGAAAAAGATAATTTTATCTACACCCGTGATCAATTAGCCGCCACAGGACAATTGGCTCCTAATGGTTGGTTAGGTGGCTTACGCACTGATGCCCTGAAAAAGGGAGAAGAACATTCCCTCGGTTTTTATTATTGGTTTGTGGCTGGTACAACGGATTCACAGTTAGGAGATGGGGTTAAAAAACCCGATCCCAATAATCGTTTTTTAACCGGCTTAGATTCTCCGATGGGAACCGAGCATGGGCTATCTAAATATCCCTATATTCGTGAAGCGCGTCGCATTATTGGCCGTCCTTCTTTTTACTATCCCGATGGTTTTACGGTATCAGAAATTGATATTTCCCGTCGCAATTATCAAGAGGATTATTATCGTCAAAATTTGTCGCCTGATACCTATCGCCAATTGCAAGCAACCTTGTCCGGTTTGGAAGGCTTAGATGTGTTAAGCGGTAAACTTTCTCCCGATGCGGTGGAACGCCGTAAACGTTCGACTATCTATGCTGATTCGGTTGGGATTGGTCATTATGCGATCGACTTTCATCCCTGTATGACCCTTTCTCCTCCTGAAGCTCCCGGTAATACGGAAAAAGAAGGAGAGCGTCAAGGTGCGGCCCAGGCTTACCCCTTCCAAATTCCTTTGCGGGCTATGATTCCTCAGAGAATTGATAATTTGCTCGTGGCCGGAAAGGCGATCGCTGTCAGTCATATTGCTTCAGCGGCCTATCGGGTGCATTCCTACGAGTGGTCATCGGGAGCGGCGGCGGGAACAGTAGCGGCCTTTGCCTTGGATCAAAAAATTATGCCCTTTCAATTAGTGCAGGAACCCTTGGTACAGCAGAAAAAATTACAAGAATTACAATTATTATTAAACGATAATGACAATCCCATCGCTTTTCCTGATACTTCTATTTTTAATAACACCTGGGATGATTGGAAGTAA